One Candidatus Zymogenaceae bacterium genomic region harbors:
- a CDS encoding class I SAM-dependent methyltransferase, translating into MSSREDTNPFERAHYQKINNARMEHLLSLNLPIEGRSVLELGAGIGDLSPFFIDRAHDILIIEGRSENIDILQKRYEKSEFPHVDIVQMDLDWAGREDIDGYDIVFCYGLLYHLKDPIKFLDWVVVHCNQYMILETCVSTCGDVNNLSENKGDITQSLNGIGCRPGRRWLFEELKKRFRYVYTPYTQPNHEQFPDDWVTTTDVLGLLTRSIFIASKYALNNGMLFEGLLDRQSIG; encoded by the coding sequence CGGGAAGATACAAATCCTTTTGAGAGAGCTCATTATCAAAAAATCAATAATGCCAGAATGGAACACCTGTTGAGCCTCAATCTTCCGATTGAAGGTCGAAGTGTGTTGGAACTCGGTGCGGGCATTGGAGATCTGTCACCGTTTTTTATCGATAGGGCGCATGATATATTGATTATTGAGGGGCGTTCCGAAAATATTGATATTTTGCAGAAAAGGTACGAGAAATCAGAGTTTCCGCATGTGGATATTGTACAAATGGATTTGGATTGGGCCGGGCGGGAAGACATCGACGGATATGACATCGTTTTTTGCTACGGATTGTTGTATCATCTAAAAGATCCGATAAAATTTCTGGACTGGGTTGTTGTTCACTGTAATCAATATATGATACTTGAAACCTGTGTGAGTACGTGTGGTGATGTGAATAATCTATCTGAAAATAAAGGAGATATCACACAGAGCTTGAATGGAATCGGGTGCCGCCCGGGTCGAAGATGGCTCTTTGAGGAGTTAAAGAAACGATTCCGATATGTATACACGCCCTATACACAACCCAATCACGAGCAGTTTCCCGATGACTGGGTGACAACGACGGACGTGCTTGGGTTGCTCACAAGAAGCATTTTCATCGCCTCGAAATATGCGCTGAATAACGGTATGTTATTCGAAGGTTTGCTTGACCGTCAATCAATCGGATAG
- a CDS encoding methyltransferase domain-containing protein: protein MNQAVSSEYDELIRKPEFFGLGTNNVCNSKCSFCPSKDIKRKRNSMSMDLFQNIIGQIQSTDCRFVRMSGRISDVLLDPLLADRLRQLRESFNKEDLRITLITNLIALQDHSEQDVEYIVRSLNVLSISVGPNQFVYEKMFGVDCFEKVLSNLFSLLELKNKFADSARIVIAGRGCGEDFDADPRLMQVTEGLTGKSYIEWHNIYRNWGGSYDLPELPLKTRVIRNELPNYGIVPCYYALNPHIDDKGLFVACSCAGLTDDFVMGDLKKESLNDLLISKRRKSFINSFIKGKFPKHCKKCSFYIPDRSINWSLYLQEEHHSKEPTPTSFYDYNYAKHRHFDVLEKYSSELYMHTIDPERSDLKEYQDLLVLSFIRNNIPPGACILEVGGGNSRVLNKLHSEYECWNIDKFEGLGQGPKNVEQHPYTLVTAYMGDFSDELPSDYFHFVFSISALEHVDPCDTELHQNIVSDINRVLTYGGYSLHCFDIIVGAGLERDYYDYIYHGLSLEKSERKKWSKAFKILNMHSRWNYIPKVIDTFFKVSGKLNQMPSYEQLFYSSDVWTMSKSAYDRGWKPIVKYDYSSVGYPTTLNILWKKVE, encoded by the coding sequence ATGAATCAAGCGGTGTCATCAGAATATGATGAATTAATACGGAAACCGGAATTTTTCGGCTTAGGAACAAATAATGTATGCAATTCCAAATGTTCTTTTTGTCCATCAAAGGACATTAAAAGAAAAAGAAATAGTATGTCAATGGATCTTTTCCAGAACATCATCGGACAGATCCAAAGTACTGATTGCAGATTTGTGCGGATGAGCGGAAGGATATCGGATGTATTGTTGGATCCACTCCTTGCCGATCGATTGAGACAACTCAGAGAGTCGTTTAACAAAGAAGATCTGAGAATCACGCTCATTACGAACCTTATTGCATTACAGGACCATTCTGAACAAGATGTAGAGTATATAGTAAGAAGTTTAAATGTTCTCTCAATATCGGTTGGTCCCAATCAATTTGTATATGAGAAAATGTTTGGGGTTGACTGTTTTGAAAAAGTTCTTTCAAACTTGTTTTCGTTGTTGGAATTGAAAAATAAGTTTGCCGATTCGGCACGGATAGTGATTGCGGGGCGTGGTTGTGGTGAGGATTTTGATGCAGACCCGCGCTTAATGCAAGTTACTGAAGGTTTAACGGGAAAAAGCTATATTGAATGGCACAATATATACAGAAACTGGGGAGGTTCGTATGATTTACCGGAACTCCCGCTAAAAACCCGCGTTATAAGAAATGAATTACCCAATTACGGCATCGTTCCTTGTTATTATGCCCTCAATCCTCATATTGATGATAAAGGGTTGTTCGTCGCGTGTTCATGTGCCGGCCTGACAGATGATTTTGTCATGGGTGATTTAAAGAAAGAGTCACTGAATGATCTGTTAATATCAAAGCGAAGAAAGTCATTTATTAATTCCTTTATAAAAGGAAAATTTCCCAAGCATTGTAAAAAATGTTCTTTTTATATTCCGGATCGTTCCATAAACTGGAGTCTTTATTTACAAGAAGAACATCACAGCAAAGAACCGACTCCAACAAGTTTTTATGATTATAATTATGCAAAACATCGACATTTCGATGTGCTTGAAAAATACTCAAGCGAGCTCTATATGCACACAATTGATCCAGAGCGGAGCGATTTAAAGGAGTATCAGGATCTTCTTGTGCTTTCTTTTATCAGGAATAATATTCCCCCGGGAGCTTGCATACTGGAAGTGGGGGGGGGGAATTCCCGGGTGTTGAACAAACTTCACTCTGAATATGAATGTTGGAATATCGACAAATTTGAAGGTCTTGGTCAAGGTCCAAAAAATGTGGAGCAACATCCGTATACATTGGTTACCGCATATATGGGAGATTTTTCTGATGAGCTTCCGAGTGATTATTTTCATTTTGTTTTTTCCATTTCCGCGTTGGAACATGTAGATCCATGTGATACAGAACTGCATCAAAATATTGTTTCGGATATCAATCGTGTCCTTACTTATGGAGGATACAGTCTTCATTGTTTTGATATTATTGTCGGGGCGGGATTGGAACGTGATTACTATGATTACATTTATCATGGGCTTTCATTGGAAAAATCAGAAAGAAAAAAATGGTCAAAGGCTTTTAAAATACTGAATATGCATTCTCGATGGAACTATATTCCAAAAGTAATCGATACGTTTTTTAAAGTTTCGGGAAAATTGAATCAAATGCCTTCCTATGAACAGCTTTTCTATTCTTCGGATGTATGGACCATGTCGAAGTCTGCATATGACAGGGGTTGGAAGCCGATCGTTAAATATGACTATAGTTCTGTGGGATATCCCACAACACTGAATATTCTGTGGAAGAAGGTTGAATAG
- a CDS encoding FkbM family methyltransferase has product MISYAQNLEDVVLNRVFKNKDKGFYIDVGAHDPVELSVTKHFYDLGWRGINIEPVFSSHAKIEKERKRDINLNIALGRKEENLTIHEVERRPDLSSFDKDTVEAIAQKLGAGISSYSVEVRTLKEICRTYCDEHIDFLKIDVEGYEKNVIQGADWKKYRPTILVIESTVPNMCVIEDWESAEIIENWSDWESIILKAGYILVYYDGLNRYYVRKEDEHLKNHFYIPITPLQDRFEFFEQRKKINTLNDLREGLKRTNQELERKTIELNKMNIELEQRNVELNQKHEELERRNVELNQKHEELEQRNVDLSQMYEELERKYAELNQKYGELEQRHAELNRKYVWLEKKNAELKQMNSVSERKNADLDRHINILRALIEEERFLKKL; this is encoded by the coding sequence ATGATATCATATGCGCAAAACCTCGAAGATGTTGTTTTGAATCGCGTTTTCAAAAACAAGGATAAGGGTTTTTATATAGATGTGGGGGCACATGATCCTGTTGAGCTGTCTGTTACGAAACACTTTTATGACCTGGGATGGCGTGGGATAAATATTGAACCCGTTTTTTCGAGTCACGCGAAAATAGAAAAAGAGAGAAAGAGAGACATAAATCTCAATATTGCACTTGGGAGAAAAGAGGAAAATCTCACGATACACGAAGTCGAAAGACGTCCCGATCTTTCAAGCTTTGACAAAGATACTGTAGAAGCAATAGCGCAAAAGCTCGGTGCTGGTATTTCATCATATTCTGTGGAAGTTCGTACGTTGAAGGAAATATGCAGAACGTATTGTGATGAACATATCGATTTTCTAAAAATCGATGTTGAAGGATATGAAAAAAATGTAATTCAGGGTGCAGATTGGAAAAAATATCGCCCAACAATTTTGGTAATAGAGTCTACCGTACCGAATATGTGTGTCATTGAGGATTGGGAGAGTGCGGAGATTATTGAAAATTGGTCGGATTGGGAATCAATTATCCTGAAAGCGGGTTATATCTTGGTTTATTATGATGGGCTCAATCGATATTATGTGCGAAAGGAAGATGAGCATCTCAAAAACCATTTTTATATCCCAATTACTCCATTACAGGATCGATTCGAATTTTTTGAGCAGAGAAAAAAAATCAATACATTGAATGATCTGCGGGAAGGACTGAAACGAACGAATCAGGAGTTGGAACGAAAAACTATTGAGTTGAATAAAATGAATATAGAGTTGGAGCAGAGGAACGTGGAACTCAATCAGAAACATGAAGAGTTGGAGCGGAGAAACGTGGAACTCAATCAAAAACATGAAGAGTTGGAACAGAGGAACGTGGACCTCAGTCAGATGTACGAAGAATTGGAGCGGAAGTACGCGGAGCTTAATCAGAAGTATGGAGAATTGGAGCAGAGACACGCGGAACTCAATCGGAAGTATGTGTGGTTGGAAAAGAAAAATGCGGAATTAAAACAGATGAATTCTGTATCAGAACGGAAAAATGCAGATTTGGATAGACATATAAATATTCTCAGAGCTCTTATTGAAGAAGAAAGATTTCTGAAGAAACTATAG